The Solanum stenotomum isolate F172 unplaced genomic scaffold, ASM1918654v1 scaffold21728, whole genome shotgun sequence nucleotide sequence ATGGGAAGCTCCAAGCTACCCCATGTCTTGGCTGCTACATCAAACGAAATGATCTTGCGCACATTGATGTCACAAAAACTCGTAGATGCAGTCCAATAAAGCTTCCCGTTGACAAATTTAGCCGGAAGATTTATTAGAAAGACGCCCTTAAGCTGGTCATGGAGTGTTTTCCATGAATCCGTCCTTAAACTATAAATGTTGACCACATAAGTCAGGTCGGATTCATCATCAATAAACAGAGCTTTGTAATCATCACGTGATTCATCATATCCAAAACCATATTTCATATAGAAAGAGGAATCCCATGGCAAATTAAGTAGTTTCTTTGACTTGCTAATGGTGGGGTTCCATATATATATCTCCCCTTTGTAATTGTACAGACAAATTAGCCCATTGGCAGTACCCACAACGGAAGATATTAAAGCGATAGAACCCATTTGAACAGTGGAAGGGACGAGAGAACTAAAGTTGAAATTTCCATTGATGCCTGGAAACAGAACTCTATGAATTGAGTTTAATTTGAGATGTGTATTCACCAAATCAGGGCTAGATATGAGTTGATGCCATGATTTAGAAACGGACATACATTTCAAGAGAGATTTGGGGGGCAGCCTCAAGAGTATGTCTGTTATGATTTCATTTGGAATTTCGGAATCACTTGTTGTACAAGTTGGAGTGAAGATGAAATTATACCAGGagaagaatttgagaagaatGATGTGAACCGCCTGATGAATCCAATCCCGAAAAGAAACAAACGGAAACATTGCCGCCGGATGTTTTTCTGTCAAGTGAAAAGAGCAAAGCAGAAAGTGATTTTTCTGTGAAGTGAGGCAGCAGCACCAGAAGCAGAGCAGGCAGTGAAGTAGCACAATTTCCTAATATTGAGTGATATTTAGACCTACGCCTAccaaccaattttttttaatttaatttttttgaaaaaaatataatccatatatgaggtatatttgatcctcctcacacatatttttttttgacttttttgtttCAACGACTAATTTAAATCCATatagtcaaatttatttatgtttcactaattttcttgtaaaatttattatagatgccccattctttattttatttttacaaatgcaaaaactaatttaaaatatagccgcaaaaaaattagttttaaattttttctttacactaaagaatgaaagaaaaaatagaa carries:
- the LOC125851035 gene encoding F-box/kelch-repeat protein At3g23880-like codes for the protein MFPFVSFRDWIHQAVHIILLKFFSWYNFIFTPTCTTSDSEIPNEIITDILLRLPPKSLLKCMSVSKSWHQLISSPDLVNTHLKLNSIHRVLFPGINGNFNFSSLVPSTVQMGSIALISSVVGTANGLICLYNYKGEIYIWNPTISKSKKLLNLPWDSSFYMKYGFGYDESRDDYKALFIDDESDLTYVVNIYSLRTDSWKTLHDQLKGVFLINLPAKFVNGKLYWTASTSFCDINVRKIISFDVAAKTWGSLEL